The segment TAAGATTATATGGAATACGGATATTGTTGTGAATTTTTCCACACATATTTTCTCTATCAAATTAGACAGGGAAACAACTGTTGATACAATTAGTTTCATTCCCAAATTCAAACCGCCGATTCTTGTTAATATGCTGCTGGAAAGGGGATATATAGGAACTGATAAGGACATGCCCATAAGTGATAAGCCGATTTTCATTAATAAAGATAACTATAAAGTAATAGAAAATATTATATGTAGAAATGTTGTATATTCGATGCCTGTGATCTATGTAACGAAACTATGGGGGAATTATCCTTTAAGAGTTCAGGACTTAGCATATAAATTGCGCGGTGTTGCACATGTTCTTGCGGAGGATGATGCAGATGTGTCAAAGATTCTCAGAGAAAGCTGCGATGGGATGAATTCACATCATGGAAGTATCGGCATTTATTACCCAAGCAGTTCGGCATTGAATAAAATAATTAGCACCAAAAACTATGAAGAACGGGAGGAAGTACTGATAGAGCGCGTAGTAAATATTGTATGCAGATATGTTAATCAACAGGCTAGGGACAGGATGATGACCTGGGAGGGCGTTCAGAATGAATTGCTGAAATTACGTTATGTAAGAGCTAAAGAAAAGAAAGAAAAAGCGGAGAGCGAAGTATCTGAGATTTATGATAGTTTTGGAGAGGAACTCGAAGAAAAGGAACATACCATTGAAGAGTTAAATAATCGAGTTATGGCACTGCAGGCAGAAAACCAGGGACTTAGAGCAAAATATGATCAGATTACAGAAATTCCTCTGTTATACTACGGCACGGAAGATGAATTGTTTGAGGGGGAAATAAAAGATCAGATACTGGGAATGCTTAGTAATCAACTGAAGAATATAAAAAAGAAGACTCGAAAGGAAGATATATTACAGGATATTTTGAAATCTAATAAGTCGACAGATGTTTTAAATAAAAAACAGGCAGAGATTAAGCGTATATTAAAAGGTTATACGAAGGTAGATGATCATTTAAAAAGGGAGTTAAAAACATATGGTTTTACCATTACAAAAGATGGGGGACATTATAAGCTCACATATAAAGGGGACTCCAGATATTTGTTTACGTTATCAGCATCAGGAAGTGACAGCCAGCATGGAGGTGGGAATCTTGCGGCGGAGATTATTCAGGATATGCTTTAATAAGGCTTCAGAGATTACTCAGAGGTAAAAAGGAGATTTGATGATTTTTCTCGGAGAAAAATTATTTGGATGAGACTTTAAGGTATTAGCGAAAATATTGAATGTTTGTATACACAGCAAAAGAAAGGAGCCATACATATGGCAAAAGGAATCAAAGTACGGGTGTGGGGAGATTATGCTCTTTTTTCGCGGCCGGAGATGAAGGTAGAACGGTGCACCTACGATGTGATGACACCCTCTGCCGCCCGGGGCATATTGGAGGCAATCTACTGGCATCCTGGCCTCAGATGGAAAATTGACAGGATTTATGTCAAGAAGCCCATTCGCTTTACCAGCGTCAGAAGAAATGAGGTGAAAAGCAAGCTGTCTGCGTCTAATGCTCTTTCCGTTTACAATGGAGCGAAAAAGGATCTCTACATCAGCACGAAAGCCGATATTGTTCAGAGGGCGTCACTGATTTTAAAGGATGTAGAATACGTGATAGAAGCCCATTTCGAGATGACGCAGGATGCCAATGAAACAGACAACCCGGGAAAGTTTAAGGACATTGTAACCAGAAGACTCAATAGAGGGGAGTGTTTTCATATGCCCTATTTTGGATGCAGGGAGTTTCCCGCCTACTTTGCTCCCTGCGAGGAGGAAGTAATTTCCACTGCCTATGAGGGGGAGGAGGAAAGAGATTTGGGATATATGCTTTATGATATGGACTATTCCGATCTGAAAAATATCCAGCCCATGTTTTTCAGGGCCGTATTAAGGCGGGGAGTGCTGGATGTAAAAGACTGTGAGGTGGTACGGTGATTTTACAGGAGCTTGTAAAGTATTATGAAAGGCTGGCAGAGCAGGGGAAAGTATCAAAACCAGGCTGGTGCAGCGCAAAGGTATCATACTGCCTGGATCTGAGACCGGACGGGACAGTGGCCAGAGTGATTTCCTGTTTGAAAGAGGAAGAACGCGGTAAAAAAAAGGTTCTGGTTCCCCAGGATTTTACTGTGCCGGCCATGGTTTCCCGTTCCTCAGGCATTGCCCCGAATTTTCTCTGTGACAATTCTAAATACCTTCTGGGAATAGACAAAAATGGTTCGGGAAAGCGGCTCAGAGAGTGCTTTGAGGCAGCTAAGAACAGGCATCTGGAAATTCTCGACGGCGTTTCCGGAGAAGCCGCAGAGGCTGTCTGTGCGTTTTTTAAGAGCTGGGACCCGGATAAGGCAGCGGAAAATCCTGTGATTAGTGAAAAGTGGGAGGAGCTTACAGCTGGTGGAAACCTTATCTTTTCCGTTGGGATGGATGAAGCCCAGAAGGATGAAAGTATCCGGTGCGCCTGGGAAGAAAGCCAGAATAAAAAGGGAGAAGGGGAAGAAAAAGCCGGGGTTTGCCTTGTGACAGGAAAGAGGACAGAGATCGCAAGAATTCACAATACGATCAAGGGAGTTTCGGGTGCACAGTCCAGCGGTGCGGCTCTGGTATCCTTCAATGCAGATTCATTTACTTCCTACGGGAAGGAACAGAGCTACAATGCACCAGTGGGAATCTATGCGGCCTTCGCCTATACGACGGCTCTCAATTATCTTCTGTCCCAGCGCAGATATGTGTTCCAGTTGGGAGATGCGACTGTGATTTTCTGGTCTGAGAGCGGAGAAGAAGCCTACCAGCAGGCGTTCTGGATGGGAATAGAGGCCAGAGAGGACGATCAGGAAAAGCTCAGGGAGCTGTTGGAGGCGATGCAGAAGGGCAGACCTGTGGCGATAGATGACATTTCTCTGAATCCCGAACAGAGTTTCTGCGTCCTGGGACTGTCGCCGAATGCGGCGCGGCTGTCTGTGCGTTTTTTCTATAAGGACAGCTTTGGCAGTATTCTTACCAATCTGAAACGCCACTATGAGCAGATGGAGATTGTCCGGCCTTCCTGGGACAGGACAGAATATCTGAGTGCAGGAAGAATGCTGTATGAAACGGCTAATCAGAAGTCCCGTGACAAAAAAGCACCGCCGAATATGGCTGCTGCCGTTTTCGAATCGATCCTGTCGGGAGCGAAATACCCGGAAAGCCTTTACTCCAACGTGCTCATTCGGATACGGGCCGAGAACGGTGCAGGAAAAGTGACAAGGGGACGGGCTGCTATTATCAAGGCCTATCTCATACGAAATAAAGAGGAACGACTGATAAAGGAGGGAACATTTGTGAGGGTAAATGAGTCCTGCGTCGACACAGCCTATGTGCTGGGACGCATATTTGCAGTGCTGGAGGAAATTCAGGAGAAGGCGAATCCAGGCCTGAACAGCACAATTAAAGACAGATATTTTAATGCTGCCTGCTCCAGGCCGCAGCTGATTTTTCCCACGCTTTTCAAGCTGGAGAGCAGCCATATCAGAAAGCTGGAGGACAGAGCTGCCATTTACTATGAGAGACAGCTTACAGAACTTCAAGGGATGCTACAGGCAGAGAAGGGAGAAAACGGAATAAGGGAAAAGGCAAAATCCTATCCGGCCAGCCTGAATCTGGAAGAGCAGGGGGCGTTTATTCTGGGGTACTATCACCAGGTTCAGAAGAGATATACGAAAAAGGAGGATAAATAGATGAGCGAGGCAATTAAAAACAGATATGAATTCGTGGTATTATTCGATGTGGAAAACGGAAATCCAAACGGAGATCCAGATGCAGGCAATATGCCGAGAATCGATCCGGAGAGTAATTTTGGACTTGTGACGGATGTGTGCCTGAAGCGGAAAATACGAAATTATGTGGAAACAGTAAAAGAGGGGGAGGAAGGATACGGAATTTATATCAGAGAAGATGTGCCTCTCAACACAAGTGACAAGAAGGCATTATCCTATATCGGAGTCGAAGATTTGAGCGATAAGGGGCTTAAGGAATTAAAGAAAAATGATCCGGAAGCGGACAAAAAAATCAGAGATTTTATGTGCCGGAATTTCTTTGACATTCGGACCTTCGGGGCAGTCATGACGACCTTTGTGAAGGCATCTTTAAACTGCGGGCAGGTGAGGGGACCTGTGCAGATTGGTTTTGCCAGAAGCATTGACCCGATTGTGAGTCAGGAGCTCACCATAACCAGAGTGGCGATTACCACAGAGGAGGACTCGCTGAATAAAAAGACGGAGATGGGAAGAAAAAATATTGTCCCATATGGCCTGTACCGGGCAGAGGGATTTATCTCTGCAAACCTGGCTAGAAAGGTGACAGGATTTTCAGAGGAAGACCTGGAACTTTTGTGGGAAGCGATTATCAATATGTTTGAGCACGATCATTCCGCAGCAAGAGGGAAAATGGCCGTCCGCAGGCTGATTGTGTTTAAACACAGCAGGGAGCTGGGAGACTGCCCGTCGTACAAACTGTTTGATGCTGTTGAGGTAAAGAGAAAGGAAGGGGTGGAATTTGCAAGGCAGTATTCAGATTATGAGATAGCAATTCACAGGGAGCAGATTCCGGAAAGCGTTGAAGTGATGGACAAGATTTAACGCACTTTTTCAGAGGGACTGAAAATAGCCTGTATGGCTTATACATACCTGTACATATTGCACATATAGTCCAAAGCAGGAGGCGGCAGAGGAAAAAGCGGTATGTCTTCTGCCGCAGAGAGGGGAAGGCAGTAAAACGATGGAATACAGGGAAGAGGATTATCTGATGATTTCCGGGATTCAGCATTTCAGGTTCTGCAGAAGACAGTGGGCAATCATCCATATAGAGAAGCAGTGGGAGGAAAATGTCCATACTGTAACTGGAGAATTGATGCACAGGAAGACCCATGATCCCTATCTGGCAGAAAAGAGAAGAGATGTTCTGATCAGCAGAGCCCTTCCGGTACATTCCCGGTCACTGGGGGTGAGCGGCGAGTGTGATACGGTGGAATTCAGAAAATCAGAGAATGGAATCAAGCTGCATGGCCATAGGGATCTCTATGAAATTTATCCGGTAGAATATAAGAAGGGAAGCCCGAAAATTACAGAGGAGGACCGCCTTCAGCTTACCGCTCAGGCCATGTGCCTGGAGGAAATGTTTTCTGTAAATATTGCTGAGGGGGCTATTTTTTACGGGGAAACAAGAAAACGGGAGGCTGTGACGTTTACAGATGAGCTGCGAACAGAAGTGAAGGAAATGTTTGAGGAAATGCATCAGTATTACAATCGCGGTTACACTCCGAAGGTTAAATGGAGCAAAAGCTGCAATGGCTGCTCTTTGAAGGACATCTGTCTGCCAAAGCTGGGAAAGGCACAGTCAGTAAAAGCATATATCAGCCAGGCAGTTGGGGAGGAAGAATGAGAAGGCTTTTAAATACATTGTATGTCACATCAGAGGACAGCTATCTGGCTCTGGATGGAGAGAATATTGTGGTACTTACAGGTGAACAGGAGGCTGGCAGGCTTCCGCTTCATACGCTCGAATCGGTGATTTCCTTTGGATACCGGGGTACAAGCCCTGCCCTTATGGGAGCGTGTGCAGAGCGGGGAATCTCTCTTTGCTATCTGACGCCCCAGGGTAAATTTCTGGCAAGGGTAAGCGGGAAAGTTAAGGGCAATGTACTGCTGAGACAAAGGCAGTTTGAGAGCAGCAGAAATGATGAGGAGAGCCTTGCAATTGCGAAAAACTGCATGATTGGAAAGGTACATAATGCCAGATGGGTGCTGGAGAGAGCCATAAGAGATCACGGAATGCAGATAGATGCAAAAAAGGTGAAAGAAGTATCCCTGCACTTAAAGGAGAGTCTGAAATGCATAGAAAGAAGCAAGACAAAGGAAGAGCTGAGAGGTCATGAGGGAGAGGCGGCTGCGGCGTATTTCGGCGTATTTGATGAGCTGATCCTTCAGCAGAAAAAAGAGTTTTTCTTTCAAGGGCGCAGTAAAAGGCCGCCTATGGATAATGTCAATGCACTGCTGTCCTTCGTCTACACACTTCTTGCCAATATGATTTCTTCGGCTCTCGAGTGTGTGGGCCTTGATCCCTATGTAGGGTATTTTCATACGGATCGTCCGGGAAGGGCATCTCTGTCCTTTGACATAATAGAGGAGTTCCGGCCGGCGCTGGCAGATCGCTTTGTATTGTCGCTGATTAATAAAAAGCTCGTAAACGGAAAAGGGTTTAAGAAGAAAGAGAACGGAGCGGTTATTATGACGGATGATACAAAACGGATTGTACTGACAGAGTGGCAGAACAGGAAAAAAGAGACACTTACACATCCGTTTCTTAAGGAAAAAATAGAATGGGGAATGGCACCTTACGTCCAGGCATTGCTTCTGGCCAGATATCTGAGAGGAGATTTGGATGGTTATCCGCCTTTTTTATGGAAGTAGGGCATAGGATAGGAAGAAGAAAGCGAACCTGAGAGAAATACAGTAAACACGGCGATGGGAAAACGAGTATGGAAACGTATGAGTGAAAAAGTGAAAAAAACGTGGGAAGCCTTAAGGAGGGAGAATGCTTGTATTAATTACTAACTAAAACTTCCCACACCATATTGGTGCGTTGATCCTTGAAAATTCAATATTTCAGCCAATAAAAAAAGCATAAATCTGTTCCGTTTGGTATAATGGAATTGACTAGAAACCATCTTTACAAAGGAGATTTATGCCATGTCCAGTATACCACAAAACTATTTCGTTGAGAACGACTTAATTGACTGTGTTCAGAGATTTTTTTCCAAACATCATGTTGGCAGGCTCCTTGCCAGATGTAATGGAATGAAGGAAAAAGGTGTTTCATCTGTTTCCCTGCTTCGTTATAAACTCAGCAACATTTTTGTCGGAAGAAGTATGTATATGCAGCAGCGGACTGGCTCTTTTAAGGAGGCGTTTTCCAAGAACACTTTCTACCGTTTCCTTAATTCTTCAAAAACAAACTGGCTTCGTTTTACTTCTCTTCTTGCAGCTGATATTGTCAATCATGACATTCGTGATCTGACAGATCCGGAAAGAAAAAATGTCTTTATCATTGATGACAGCCTTTTCAACCGTACCAGCTGTAAGAAAACGGAACTGGGATCAAAAGTTTTTGACCACACGGATATGCATTTCAAAAAGGGCTTCAGGATGCTTACTTTAAGCTGGAGTGATGGAAACACACTGATCCCTGTAAACAGCTGCCTGTTAGCGTCTGCAAAGAATACAAATATCATCGGCCCGGTAAAGGACTTTGACAACAGAACCCTTGCAGGAAAAAGACGTGCGCTAGCCCAAACAAAAGCACCAGAGGCAATGATGACTTTACTGAATACAGCCCTCAGTGCAGGGCTGAAAGCGGATTATGTCCTGTTTGATTCCTGGTTTTCCAATCCAGCACAGGTCACAGCCATCCATGCAAAAGGCATGGATGTGATTGCCATGATTAAGAAAAGTAGCCGGATCAAATATTCGTACGGTGGTGAACAGCTGAATATCAAAGAAATCTATTCCCGGAACAAAAAGCGCCGTGGCAGATCAAAGTATCTGCTTTCTGTTGATGTTATGGTAGGAAAGGCGAATCCAATTCCGGCGAAAATCGTATGCGTAAGGAACAAGGCAAACCGCAAGGACTGGCTTGCTTTTATCTGTACAGCTACAACACTTTCCGAGGAAGAGATTATCCGTATTTATGGAAAGCGCTGGCAGATCGAGGTCTTTTTCAAAACCTGCAAATCCATGCTGAATCTGGTTGGAGAATGCCACAGTTTATCTTATGATGCACTGACAGCCCATGTGGCGATCGTGTTTACCCGATATATGTTACTTGCAATGGAGCAGCGCCAAAATGAAGATCAGAGAACGCTTGGTGAACTGTTCTTCTTCCTTGTTGATGAAATGGCAGACATTACTTTCAACAGGTCACTTTGCATCCTGATGGAAGCCTTGATGGCAAGTCTTCAGGGAATCTTTAAACTAAGCGATGAGCAACTGAATGCTTTTACCGCTGATTTTGAAGCAAGATTGCCGGAATATCTGAGAAAAGCACTCCATTTGGAAGCTGCAGCGGCATAAATCGCTATTTTGTTAGCTGAAATATTGAATTTTCAAGGAACGAATCCCATTTTAGGTATGGGAAGTTTTAGTTACTAAAACTTCCCACACCATATTGGTGCGTTGATCCTTGATAATTCAATATTTCAGCCAATAAAAAAAGCATAAATCTGTTCCGTTTGGTATAATGGAATTGACTAGAAACCATCTTTACAAAGGAGATTTATGCCATGTCCAGTATACCACAAAACTATTTCGTTGAGAACGACTTAATTGACTGTGTTCAGAGATTTTTTTCCAAACATCATGTTGGCAGGCTCCTTGCCAGATGTAATGGAATGAAGGAAAAAGGTGTTTCATCTGTTTCCCTGCTTCGTTATAAACTCAGCAACATTTTTGTCGGAAGAAGTATGTATATGCAGCAGCGGACTGGCTCTTTTAAGGAGGCGTTTTCCAAGAACACTTTCTACCGTTTCCTTAATTCTTCAAAAACAAACTGGCTTCGTTTTACTTCTCTTCTTGCAGCTGATATTGTCAATCATGACATTCGTGATCTGACAGATCCGGAAAGAAAAAATGTCTTTATCATTGATGACAGCCTTTTCAACCGTACCAGCTGTAAGAAAACGGAACTGGGATCAAAAGTTTTTGACCACACGGATATGCATTTCAAAAAGGGCTTCAGGATGCTTACTTTAAGCTGGAGTGATGGAAACACACTGATCCCTGTAAACAGCTGCCTGTTAGCGTCTGCAAAGAATACAAATATCATCGGCCCGGTAAAGGACTTTGACAACAGAACCCTTGCAGGAAAAAGACGTGCGCTAGCCCAAACAAAAGCACCAGAGGCAATGATGACTTTACTGAATACAGCCCTCAGTGCAGGGCTGAAAGCGGATTATGTCCTGTTTGATTCCTGGTTTTCCAATCCAGCACAGGTCACAGCCATCCATGCAAAAGGCATGGATGTGATTGCCATGATTAAGAAAAGTAGCCGGATCAAATATTCGTACGGTGGTGAACAGCTGAATATCAAAGAAATCTATTCCCGGAACAAAAAGCGCCGTGGCAGATCAAAGTATCTGCTTTCTGTTGATGTTA is part of the Clostridium sp. M62/1 genome and harbors:
- a CDS encoding transposase, which produces MSSIPQNYFVENDLIDCVQRFFSKHHVGRLLARCNGMKEKGVSSVSLLRYKLSNIFVGRSMYMQQRTGSFKEAFSKNTFYRFLNSSKTNWLRFTSLLAADIVNHDIRDLTDPERKNVFIIDDSLFNRTSCKKTELGSKVFDHTDMHFKKGFRMLTLSWSDGNTLIPVNSCLLASAKNTNIIGPVKDFDNRTLAGKRRALAQTKAPEAMMTLLNTALSAGLKADYVLFDSWFSNPAQVTAIHAKGMDVIAMIKKSSRIKYSYGGEQLNIKEIYSRNKKRRGRSKYLLSVDVMVGKANPIPAKIVCVRNKANRKDWLAFICTATTLSEEEIIRIYGKRWQIEVFFKTCKSMLNLVGECHSLSYDALTAHVAIVFTRYMLLAMEQRQNEDQRTLGELFFFLVDEMADITFNRSLCILMEALMASLQGIFKLSDEQLNAFTADFEARLPEYLRKALHLEAAAA
- a CDS encoding transposase, which produces MSSIPQNYFVENDLIDCVQRFFSKHHVGRLLARCNGMKEKGVSSVSLLRYKLSNIFVGRSMYMQQRTGSFKEAFSKNTFYRFLNSSKTNWLRFTSLLAADIVNHDIRDLTDPERKNVFIIDDSLFNRTSCKKTELGSKVFDHTDMHFKKGFRMLTLSWSDGNTLIPVNSCLLASAKNTNIIGPVKDFDNRTLAGKRRALAQTKAPEAMMTLLNTALSAGLKADYVLFDSWFSNPAQVTAIHAKGMDVIAMIKKSSRIKYSYGGEQLNIKEIYSRNKKRRGRSKYLLSVDVMVGKANPIPAKIVCVRNKANRKDWLAFICTATTLSEEEIIRIYGKRWQIEVFFKTCKSMLNLVGECHSLSYDALTAHVAIVFTRYMLLAMEQRQNEDQRTLGELFFFLVDEMADITFNRSLCILMEALMASLQGIFKLSDEQLNAFTADFEARLPEYLRKALHLEAAAA
- the cas8c gene encoding type I-C CRISPR-associated protein Cas8c/Csd1, producing the protein MILQELVKYYERLAEQGKVSKPGWCSAKVSYCLDLRPDGTVARVISCLKEEERGKKKVLVPQDFTVPAMVSRSSGIAPNFLCDNSKYLLGIDKNGSGKRLRECFEAAKNRHLEILDGVSGEAAEAVCAFFKSWDPDKAAENPVISEKWEELTAGGNLIFSVGMDEAQKDESIRCAWEESQNKKGEGEEKAGVCLVTGKRTEIARIHNTIKGVSGAQSSGAALVSFNADSFTSYGKEQSYNAPVGIYAAFAYTTALNYLLSQRRYVFQLGDATVIFWSESGEEAYQQAFWMGIEAREDDQEKLRELLEAMQKGRPVAIDDISLNPEQSFCVLGLSPNAARLSVRFFYKDSFGSILTNLKRHYEQMEIVRPSWDRTEYLSAGRMLYETANQKSRDKKAPPNMAAAVFESILSGAKYPESLYSNVLIRIRAENGAGKVTRGRAAIIKAYLIRNKEERLIKEGTFVRVNESCVDTAYVLGRIFAVLEEIQEKANPGLNSTIKDRYFNAACSRPQLIFPTLFKLESSHIRKLEDRAAIYYERQLTELQGMLQAEKGENGIREKAKSYPASLNLEEQGAFILGYYHQVQKRYTKKEDK
- the cas7c gene encoding type I-C CRISPR-associated protein Cas7/Csd2; its protein translation is MSEAIKNRYEFVVLFDVENGNPNGDPDAGNMPRIDPESNFGLVTDVCLKRKIRNYVETVKEGEEGYGIYIREDVPLNTSDKKALSYIGVEDLSDKGLKELKKNDPEADKKIRDFMCRNFFDIRTFGAVMTTFVKASLNCGQVRGPVQIGFARSIDPIVSQELTITRVAITTEEDSLNKKTEMGRKNIVPYGLYRAEGFISANLARKVTGFSEEDLELLWEAIINMFEHDHSAARGKMAVRRLIVFKHSRELGDCPSYKLFDAVEVKRKEGVEFARQYSDYEIAIHREQIPESVEVMDKI
- the cas1c gene encoding type I-C CRISPR-associated endonuclease Cas1c — protein: MRRLLNTLYVTSEDSYLALDGENIVVLTGEQEAGRLPLHTLESVISFGYRGTSPALMGACAERGISLCYLTPQGKFLARVSGKVKGNVLLRQRQFESSRNDEESLAIAKNCMIGKVHNARWVLERAIRDHGMQIDAKKVKEVSLHLKESLKCIERSKTKEELRGHEGEAAAAYFGVFDELILQQKKEFFFQGRSKRPPMDNVNALLSFVYTLLANMISSALECVGLDPYVGYFHTDRPGRASLSFDIIEEFRPALADRFVLSLINKKLVNGKGFKKKENGAVIMTDDTKRIVLTEWQNRKKETLTHPFLKEKIEWGMAPYVQALLLARYLRGDLDGYPPFLWK
- the cas4 gene encoding CRISPR-associated protein Cas4, translated to MEYREEDYLMISGIQHFRFCRRQWAIIHIEKQWEENVHTVTGELMHRKTHDPYLAEKRRDVLISRALPVHSRSLGVSGECDTVEFRKSENGIKLHGHRDLYEIYPVEYKKGSPKITEEDRLQLTAQAMCLEEMFSVNIAEGAIFYGETRKREAVTFTDELRTEVKEMFEEMHQYYNRGYTPKVKWSKSCNGCSLKDICLPKLGKAQSVKAYISQAVGEEE
- the cas5c gene encoding type I-C CRISPR-associated protein Cas5c translates to MAKGIKVRVWGDYALFSRPEMKVERCTYDVMTPSAARGILEAIYWHPGLRWKIDRIYVKKPIRFTSVRRNEVKSKLSASNALSVYNGAKKDLYISTKADIVQRASLILKDVEYVIEAHFEMTQDANETDNPGKFKDIVTRRLNRGECFHMPYFGCREFPAYFAPCEEEVISTAYEGEEERDLGYMLYDMDYSDLKNIQPMFFRAVLRRGVLDVKDCEVVR